One Tachysurus vachellii isolate PV-2020 chromosome 18, HZAU_Pvac_v1, whole genome shotgun sequence DNA segment encodes these proteins:
- the LOC132861508 gene encoding scavenger receptor cysteine-rich domain-containing group B protein-like has protein sequence MLNLHLTLTLVGVLRASLLADGANIRLTSGYNLCSGRVEILYNGHWGTVCDDYWDLNDAEVVCRQIGCGKAVTAHESAHFGQGSGEIWLDDVQCSGSESTITQCTHSGFGQHSCSHKEDAGVTCSDNVRLTGGNDPCSGRVEVLYNDQWGTVCDDDWDLKDAEVMCRQIGCGKAVTAHQIAYFGQGSGEIWLDNVQCSGNESSITKIPPPEHAIETKTKGFKDMPQERALGIQWNVERDCFRFDNTLKYQPATRRGILSTVASIYSPHGFLAPYVLHGKSILQEMCHQGINWDYSLPEELRPRWSVGTPYKY, from the exons aTGGCGCTAACATACGACTCACTAGTGGCTACAACTTATGCTCTGGCAGAGTGGAGATCCTGTATAATGGCCATTGGGGAACAGTGTGTGATGACTACTGGGACCTGAATGATGCAGAGGTGGTGTGTAGACAGATTGGATGTGGTAAAGCTGTCACTGCTCATGAAAGTGCCCACTTTGGTCAGGGAAGTGGTGAAATATGGCTGgatgatgttcagtgttctggAAGTGAAAGCACCATCACACAGTGCACTCACAGTGGATTTGGACAACACAGCTGTAGCCATAAGGAAGATGCTGGTGTTACTTGCTCAG aTAACGTACGACTCACTGGTGGCAACGACCCCTGCTCTGGTAGAGTGGAGGTCCTGTATAATGACCAGTGGGgaacagtgtgtgatgatgacTGGGACCTGAAAGATGCAGAGGTGATGTGTAGACAGATTGGATGTGGTAAAGCTGTCACTGCTCATCAAATTGCTTACTTTGGTCAGGGAAGTGGAGAAATATGGCTGgataatgttcagtgttctggAAATGAAAGCAGCATCACAAA GATCCCGCCACCTGAACATGCAatagagacaaaaacaaagggCTTCAAAGACATGCCACAAGAACGGGCCTTAGGCATCCAATGGAACGTTGAAAGGGACTGTTTCAGATTTGACAACACTTTAAAATACCAACCAGCAACACGTCGAGGCATCTTATCTACTGTTGCATCCATCTACAGCCCCCATGGCTTCCTGGCGCCATATGTACTTCATGGAAAAAGTATCCTGCAGGAGATGTGTCACCAAGGTATCAACTGGGACTACTCTCTGCCAGAAGAACTGAGGCCAAG GTGGAGTGTGGGAACTCCATATAAGTACTGA